The segment ATTGCTATGCGCTACTAGCATTGTTAAACCAACCGACAATCGAAGGCAAGACCTACTTGTGGGAGCTTCTTCAGCACTTTAGAAACCCTCTGGTAGGAAGAATCCCTGGATAGTCTTTGCCTTTGGACGTCAGAACAGCTATCGCTTATCGCCCGTCGTCTTCTGGATATGAACTACGGGATGCACACTGAAAAGAACCTCGCTCTGTAACAATATAGTCTACCGTCACGTCATGTTCACCTTGCGGGACGCGTTCGACAAGCTGACCATGAAAACTCAGGGCCACGGTGGTCGCCCGTAGTTGGGGCTGAGCAAGAAAGCGGTCATAATACCCGGCTCCGAAACCAACCCTGCCTCCCCGAAGATCAAAGGACAGACCGGGAACGATAATTAGATCAATGTCTTCAGCAGGAACCACGCGACGCAGGTGTTCCGGGGGCTCCAAGACGTTGAAAGTTGATGACACTAGTTCATGGAGACCGAAGATCTCACAGGGCAACAGGGTCTTGGTCCTTTTGTCAGTTACCGGAACGATGATTCGTTTACCCAATTGTAGACTTTCCTGGATCATCGGTTTGGTGTCCACTTCTCCCGGCAAGGCTACGTAAAACATCACGGTCTTTGCCGATTGATATGGCGGAAACTGCACCAGTCTCCGCCAAATCTCTGTACTCAACTGCTGGATCTTGTCCGGGCTCAACTGATTTCTAAATTCCAAGGCTGCTTGACGCAGTCTATTCTTCTCTTCCCTTACTTCCATAGGGATACACCACCGATACCGCCATTTGGCTATCGTCCATGAAATCACCTAGGATTCTTTCCACCTGCTCCAAGGTTGCATTCTCCATCGCCGGAAGGTAGTCAAAGAGCCAGATGTCGTTGAACTGGGAGTAGATGAAATTATGGGCCACCGACTCGATGGAGTTAAAGGAGCTTACAAAATGACCAATGGTCCGTCGTTTATTCCGCTCAAAGTCCCCTCGGTCAATCCCTTTTTGAGAAAGCTCTTTGAGACCCTTCACAAGGGCTTCGTGGAGTCGTTCCGGGTCAGGAGTGTTCCCCCCCAGGATTACATGACCATAATTGGGCGATACCACATAGGAGGCAGTGAAACTATCATCGATTAACCCTGCATCATACAACTGATTGTACAACGTCGAGCTACTGCCTAGAGCAATACTCAAAAGCAGGGTGCCACTGATCTCCCGTTCCATGAGTGCTCGACCCCGCAGTCCCGTCACCGGATCTTTGTACCCCATCAGATAACGTGGACGGGAAACATCCATCTCATTAGTGACCTTCCTTTCCCGGACACCGGTCGGTTCCTGGGGATAGAATCGCTGGATCGGCGGCTGCTCCTGGAGATACCGAGCCTCCAAATCACGGAAAATCTGCTCAAACACCTCATTGGGATCAAAGTTGCCCACCGCAAAAAGGATCATATTGCTGGGATGGTAGAAGGTATTGTAACAACGATACAATAGTTCCTTGGTGATCGTCCGGACGCTTTCCACCGTGCCGCCGATATCTTTGCGGACGGGATTCTCGTGATACAAAGCCTCCAACAAATTCTGATAGATCCTCCGGTTAGGATCGTCCAGATACATTCGCAACTCCTGTTCTATAATCCCCTTCTCCTTCTCCACCGTTTCGTCGGTGAAGTATGGAGTTTGCACGAAATTCAACAGGAGAGCCAAGTTCTCGGAGAACCTCTCGGTACAACTGAACAGGTACGCGGTCAGATCGTAGCTGGTAAAGGCGTTAGCGGAACCGCCTAACTGGGCGAATTGATCGAATACGCTGCCCCATTCCTTTTCGAACATCTTGTGTTCCAGAAAGTGAGCAATCCCATCGGGAACCTCCACAGGTTCCTGCTCCCCGGGCACAAGAAAAGTGCTATCGATGGAACCATATTGGGTAGCATAGACCGCGTAGTACTTGCTGTAGGCCTTGGGCATCAGGTAAACCCTCAGGCCCCCCGGCGCCTTTTGGTAATATATCTTTTCCTGCAGCAGAGAACTGGTATATTCCTGTAATACCATTTTGTCACGCTCCTGCTTGGCCATTTTTCAACAAATAGACCGTACTTAGCTCAACACCCTGGGCGAACTCGACCACATCATCCAAAGAAACCTGCAGGACCTGCTCCCGCTGCTCCTCCAGGGTCCTGATCCTACCGTTCACAACCCCCAGTAGCTGGTTAGAAATGAGGGCTCCGAGACTATCCTCCTGGGCACGTAGCTGGTTCAGCAGGCCCCGGCGCGTATCTTCCAGCTCCCGTTCTGAGATAAGCCCAGCTTTGATATCCTCCACCTGCTTGGTCATGATCTCCCTAGTTTTTTCATACTTCGCCCCATCGATCCCCGCCATGGTCAGAGCGATGCCTTTGGTCACATCTACTTGGGAAAAGGCAAAATAGGCAAGGCTTTCCCGCTCTCTTACGTTCAAGAATAGTTTGGAGTGAGGAAACTGTCCCAAGATCCCATTCCAGAAGAGTAGTGCCGGAAACTGCTGATGCTGATAGGTCACACCATTGGTTAACCGGTAACCCATCACCAACAGGCTCTGATTAACCTCCTTCTCCTCCACCACTTCCTTGACTGGCCCCGCTTGTTCCTTAAGCACAGTGGCCTTTAAGTGCCCTTGGCCCGTTTGCACGGAACCGAAGATCTGCTCGGTTCTTGCCAAGACAATCTCAGGATCTACGGCTCCGGCCACAAAAATGTCCACCGGGTATTGGCTAGTCAATTCCTGGAAAAAACCGTAAAGGGCTCTCGGATCCAGGCTGCGTAATTCCGACTCATCCCCATATTTATGCAGAGCAAAGGGTTCTCCCTGACACATCTCTTGGATACAACGAAACATAGCATACTGCCGTTTATCGTTAATCAAACCCCGGATCTTTTCCCGGAGATTACGACTCTCCGTCTCCACATAACTAGGATTAAAACCATCGTTTATCACCAAGGGATCATAGACCACTTCCCGCAGAAGCTCCAGTCCCTGGGATAGAAGATCCACCTCAGCGCTAATATATCGATCGTTAAGTACGCTAAGGGTGAACTGCACCAACTGACGTTCTCCGATCTTAAATACGTCCGCGTAAAGTTGCGCCCCGTAGAGTTCTTCGCAGAACCGGGCCAGGGTTAGATTATCTGGATGCACCCGGGTACCCCTTCGGAGCACAAAGGGAACCAGGGCCGTCTTAGTAGTCTCTTCCTCCAAATTGGTATGGATGACCAGGCGTACCAACGTGGTCTTGAATTTGTTGGTGGGATAGACATAAAGTCCCGGGCCGCTACTTAGCCGATACTGATGGAAGCCCCCATCCATGGCAAACAACCTCCTACTCGCTTAGCTCTGCCTTTTATCCTTCGTAGTCTTCCCCGTAGGGCTTTTTCTTAATTAGATCTAGAGGACGATGGAGACTTCGTCCCGATCCATTCGCTCGATGGCCAAACGAATCTTCGCGGCTAACACCGGGTCATCATTCCCCACCGCCCCGCGTACCTGACGCAAGAGATCGATCCCTCTGCGTAGATTGTAGACAATGTCCCCCTCATCAAGATTGCTGTAGGCCACCAGTTGAGCAAAGTCCTCCCCACGACTCCAGTGATAGGCCAAAGCCACCATGTGTTCATTGAACAGTACACTGGAAGCCCCCACCAGATTCTGTTCGATCCGCTCTAACCGCTTGTAGATCTTGAATACCCGGCTCAAATCCACTAGCCTCTGCCGCATCACAAGTTCTCCACGCCGTGGTTCGTAGCCGATGGCCACCGCTAAAGCGTTCAGTTGATGTACATCCAACTCGTGGAAGATACCCTCGAAATAGATCTCGGTGACCAAAAGCTCCTGTCCATGAATCTTAGCCGCAAACTCTCCCCGGGCGGTGAGGACCCCATCTCGGATGTAATCCAGGGAGGAGAGCAGGTTGTGCTTGGACTCAAACTCAGCAAGGTAGGCGTTTTTTGGCGCCAAGCGGGAAAGCTGCCGGGTGATGCGCCGCAGTTCGTTTTGGATCTGCTTTCGGCGGCGTTGTTCCTGACGGCACTGCTGGATCTGCCCCTTGCTGCACCGGGCCGCCTCCATGGCAAGCTTCCGCTCTAAGGCCCTCAATTCCGGCAACAGCTTTTTTCTTTGACTGCGATAGTTCACCGATTTTACCGCTTCATCCACTTTGCGACGAAGTTTCTTCAGTTCCTTAGCCAGAACCTCCCTTTTCAAGGGGCAATCGTTGCTGTCTAGGTGTTCACACTGCGGATCCAGTTGAGCCAGTTCTGCAAGCAACTCTTGTTTTGCCGACGTCAGGTCGTCATGGTTTTTTTGCCGCTGCCAACTGGCGAAGTTCTTGTGGAGGATACTCTCTATCTCCGGCCGGTCGTAGTGGGCCACTAGGTTCAACACCGTATTATAAGACAGACTGAACTGACTCATCAAAGGCTCGATCTCATCTTCTTTTCTC is part of the Bacillota bacterium genome and harbors:
- a CDS encoding 5-formyltetrahydrofolate cyclo-ligase — protein: MEVREEKNRLRQAALEFRNQLSPDKIQQLSTEIWRRLVQFPPYQSAKTVMFYVALPGEVDTKPMIQESLQLGKRIIVPVTDKRTKTLLPCEIFGLHELVSSTFNVLEPPEHLRRVVPAEDIDLIIVPGLSFDLRGGRVGFGAGYYDRFLAQPQLRATTVALSFHGQLVERVPQGEHDVTVDYIVTERGSFQCASRSSYPEDDGR
- a CDS encoding insulinase family protein, with product MPKAYSKYYAVYATQYGSIDSTFLVPGEQEPVEVPDGIAHFLEHKMFEKEWGSVFDQFAQLGGSANAFTSYDLTAYLFSCTERFSENLALLLNFVQTPYFTDETVEKEKGIIEQELRMYLDDPNRRIYQNLLEALYHENPVRKDIGGTVESVRTITKELLYRCYNTFYHPSNMILFAVGNFDPNEVFEQIFRDLEARYLQEQPPIQRFYPQEPTGVRERKVTNEMDVSRPRYLMGYKDPVTGLRGRALMEREISGTLLLSIALGSSSTLYNQLYDAGLIDDSFTASYVVSPNYGHVILGGNTPDPERLHEALVKGLKELSQKGIDRGDFERNKRRTIGHFVSSFNSIESVAHNFIYSQFNDIWLFDYLPAMENATLEQVERILGDFMDDSQMAVSVVYPYGSKGREE
- a CDS encoding insulinase family protein; protein product: MDGGFHQYRLSSGPGLYVYPTNKFKTTLVRLVIHTNLEEETTKTALVPFVLRRGTRVHPDNLTLARFCEELYGAQLYADVFKIGERQLVQFTLSVLNDRYISAEVDLLSQGLELLREVVYDPLVINDGFNPSYVETESRNLREKIRGLINDKRQYAMFRCIQEMCQGEPFALHKYGDESELRSLDPRALYGFFQELTSQYPVDIFVAGAVDPEIVLARTEQIFGSVQTGQGHLKATVLKEQAGPVKEVVEEKEVNQSLLVMGYRLTNGVTYQHQQFPALLFWNGILGQFPHSKLFLNVRERESLAYFAFSQVDVTKGIALTMAGIDGAKYEKTREIMTKQVEDIKAGLISERELEDTRRGLLNQLRAQEDSLGALISNQLLGVVNGRIRTLEEQREQVLQVSLDDVVEFAQGVELSTVYLLKNGQAGA